In Drosophila teissieri strain GT53w chromosome 2R, Prin_Dtei_1.1, whole genome shotgun sequence, the following proteins share a genomic window:
- the LOC122612940 gene encoding nephrin isoform X4, protein MSSSSSRPLCLPLCLLVLSALNGPAAAASRVRVSSSTTMTRNIEEENGPPVLSESIMGTVGRLPCNVTPPIYEDRVALVIWYKVGLKTPIYSVDTRDSNFAQGTHWSDETYRERLSFHVEGRAGTLTIKSTTEDDTGEYRCRVDFQKSPTRNSKVNLTVIIPPESVIILDSKGVTIEDHTLGPYNEGSGINITCVAIGGRPQPRVTWLHGNTVYKNASVGQPLSERRVGNTLSLARLERRNLHMQLTCRAENNNLTTPIISSVVLDMNLRPLIVKLQGENRALSAGNSYQLSCVVIGARPAPTITWWKGSTPMKNTHEIATPDGNLTTSVLTFTPTIDDRGKFLSCRAEQSMIPESGMEDGWKLDIYHIPVVSLELGTNSLNSTLREGIDVFFECNIKSNPWIYEVSWRHNGKILTNNPAEGIAVSNQSLVLQNASRARSGIYTCVGSNREGDGESNPVQLDIRFAPVCRPRQRLSYSSGRHETVKVACEIDANPAEATYVWKFNATQGETVDIPASQVAVDRGRSIAHYTPMTENDYGTLLCWATNEIGDQSEPCVYTIFPAGEPDPLLNCTVLNQTSTGFQIECIEGFNGGLQQDFIMEVYMNGTTRHPKISKSKRPYFEVSGLVPGMGYNVFLIANNSKGRSNATILQVYTLKDPEKQTVTITFTKSFQGLRPAYPKSKSKATATTTTTSDCVCDEDEFLNLGKGFGHDEGTDADQQEGSGGLSFSIIFY, encoded by the exons GACCTCCCGTGCTATCCGAGTCCATAATGGGCACGGTCGGCCGACTGCCCTGCAACGTCACCCCGCCAATTTACGAGGATCGAGTGGCGCTGGTCATCTGGTACAAGGTTGGCCTGAAGACTCCCATTTACAG TGTGGACACACGCGACTCGAACTTCGCCCAGGGAACGCACTGGTCGGATGAGACCTACCGGGAGCGACTCTCCTTCCACGTGGAAGGACGTGCTGGCACGCTGACCATCAAGTCAACCACGGAGGACGACACGGGAGAGTATCGCTGCCGCGTCGACTTCCAGAAGAGTCCCACTCGCAACTCCAAAGTGAATTTAACTGTCATAA TTCCGCCCGAGTCCGTGATTATATTGGACAGCAAGGGTGTGACCATCGAGGATCACACGCTGGGTCCTTACAACGAGGGCTCTGGGATAAACATCACGTGCGTGGCCATCGGCG GACGACCGCAGCCGAGGGTCACCTGGCTGCACGGCAACACCGTCTACAAGAACGCCAGTGTGGGCCAACCGCTGTCAGAGCGACGGGTGGGCAATACCCTGTCCCTGGCGCGACTGGAGCGGAGGAATCTTCACATGCAGCTAACGTGCCGGGCGGAGAACAATAATTTGACAACGCCAATTATCAGCAGCGTCGTCCTGGACATGAACC TGCGTCCTTTGATTGTGAAGCTGCAGGGGGAGAATCGAGCTCTGTCGGCGGGGAATTCTTATCAGCTCAGCTGCGTTGTCATCGGAGCACGTCCAGCGCCGACGATTACCTGGTGGAAGGGCAGTACCCCCATGAAGAATACTCACGAGATT GCTACACCGGACGGAAATCTTACCACCTCGGTGCTGACATTCACGCCCACCATCGATGACCGTGGCAAGTTCCTGTCGTGCCGCGCGGAGCAGAGCATGATACCCGAGTCCGGCATGGAGGATGGCTGGAAATTGGACATTTATC ACATACCGGTGGTGAGTCTGGAACTGGGCACCAATTCGCTGAACTCCACTCTACGCGAGGGAATCGATGTCTTCTTCGAGTGCAACATCAAATCGAATCCCTGGATATACGAAGTCAGCTGGCGGCACAAT gGCAAGATCCTAACCAACAACCCAGCCGAAGGCATCGCCGTCTCCAACCAGAGTCTGGTGCTCCAGAACGCCAGCCGGGCGAGGAGTGGCATCTACACCTGTGTAGGCAGCAATCGGGAGGGCGACGGCGAGAGCAATCCCGTCCAGCTGGACATACGAT TTGCACCTGTGTGCCGACCTCGCCAGCGACTCTCCTACAGCTCGGGCAGGCATGAGACCGTCAAGGTGGCCTGTGAAATCGATGCCAATCCCGCGGAGGCCACCTACGTTTGGAAATTCAATGCAACTCAGGGCGAAACAGTTGACATACCGGCTTCGCAAGTGGCCGTGGATCGGGGCCGGAGTATTGCCCATTACACGCCCATGACGGAGAAT GACTACGGAACGCTGCTCTGCTGGGCCACCAACGAAATTGGCGATCAAAGTGAACCCTGCGTATACACAATATTCCCAGCAG GCGAGCCGGATCCGTTGCTAAACTGCACGGTGCTCAACCAGACATCGACGGGATTCCAGATCGAATGCATTGAGGGCTTCAATGGCGGCCTGCAGCAGGACTTTATAATGGAGGTTTACATGAACGGAACGACACGACATCCcaaaatttccaaatcaaa GCGACCGTACTTTGAGGTAAGCGGCCTGGTGCCCGGCATGGGCTACAACGTCTTCCTCatcgccaacaacagcaagggCCGTAGCAACGCCACCATTTTGCAGGTCTACACGCTGAAGGATCCGGAGAAGCAGACGG TTACAATAACATTCACTAAGTCCTTCCAAGGACTCAGGCCTGCCTAtcccaaatcaaaatcaaaagcgACCGcgaccacgaccacgaccaGCGACTGCGTTTGCGATGAGGACGAGTTCCTAAATCTGGGCAAGGGATTTGGCCACGACGAGGGCACGGACGCTGACCAGCAAGAAGGTAGCGGTGGACTATCCTTTTCTATAATTTTCTATTAA
- the LOC122612940 gene encoding uncharacterized protein LOC122612940 isoform X3: MSSSSSRPLCLPLCLLVLSALNGPAAAASRVRVSSSTTMTRNIEEENGPPVLSESIMGTVGRLPCNVTPPIYEDRVALVIWYKVGLKTPIYSVDTRDSNFAQGTHWSDETYRERLSFHVEGRAGTLTIKSTTEDDTGEYRCRVDFQKSPTRNSKVNLTVIIPPESVIILDSKGVTIEDHTLGPYNEGSGINITCVAIGGRPQPRVTWLHGNTVYKNASVGQPLSERRVGNTLSLARLERRNLHMQLTCRAENNNLTTPIISSVVLDMNLRPLIVKLQGENRALSAGNSYQLSCVVIGARPAPTITWWKGSTPMKNTHEIATPDGNLTTSVLTFTPTIDDRGKFLSCRAEQSMIPESGMEDGWKLDIYHIPVVSLELGTNSLNSTLREGIDVFFECNIKSNPWIYEVSWRHNGKILTNNPAEGIAVSNQSLVLQNASRARSGIYTCVGSNREGDGESNPVQLDIRFAPVCRPRQRLSYSSGRHETVKVACEIDANPAEATYVWKFNATQGETVDIPASQVAVDRGRSIAHYTPMTENDYGTLLCWATNEIGDQSEPCVYTIFPAGEPDPLLNCTVLNQTSTGFQIECIEGFNGGLQQDFIMEVYMNGTTRHPKISKSKRPYFEVSGLVPGMGYNVFLIANNSKGRSNATILQVYTLKDPEKQTDLSLAYAPVIEDIRPFLGILAGIVGSIFLVALIIVIVVRVRGSSGRDRNNYSHPGSGGGVGGIGGTTGNGSGMGGIGGGIGGGGGGGGVGGTTANGNGSLGLLASNNNGSLVIGTLGHNGGQSVQDMHRIGRETCHVTSSLDSIDKNPDIIPQGGLDGHDLDDEWTTKGHGRTYATAAMAEQNAVITSGTYDHLMPTYAVVDKKTAPPPGHGQYIQYNTLIPVSKMGAYANQQQQLQQQPQQKTELSYSELSAPLVGGPVGVQRMAPYCSATLGRPGRQAELKRAEPNIYSQIDLAHHPMPMYSTSPMFGTNSTITGVTMSHPSQLATFSPTPPPPIFTHSMVTTGDGLLQPVTCMGLVATSSAGASVPLPPHPLPPQQQQQQQHQQLTAANGGNGSIVGMGMSLYGSDVGKPQLLKTVPEEVHHQLNGEDILIAQDRNLGSGTRF; encoded by the exons GACCTCCCGTGCTATCCGAGTCCATAATGGGCACGGTCGGCCGACTGCCCTGCAACGTCACCCCGCCAATTTACGAGGATCGAGTGGCGCTGGTCATCTGGTACAAGGTTGGCCTGAAGACTCCCATTTACAG TGTGGACACACGCGACTCGAACTTCGCCCAGGGAACGCACTGGTCGGATGAGACCTACCGGGAGCGACTCTCCTTCCACGTGGAAGGACGTGCTGGCACGCTGACCATCAAGTCAACCACGGAGGACGACACGGGAGAGTATCGCTGCCGCGTCGACTTCCAGAAGAGTCCCACTCGCAACTCCAAAGTGAATTTAACTGTCATAA TTCCGCCCGAGTCCGTGATTATATTGGACAGCAAGGGTGTGACCATCGAGGATCACACGCTGGGTCCTTACAACGAGGGCTCTGGGATAAACATCACGTGCGTGGCCATCGGCG GACGACCGCAGCCGAGGGTCACCTGGCTGCACGGCAACACCGTCTACAAGAACGCCAGTGTGGGCCAACCGCTGTCAGAGCGACGGGTGGGCAATACCCTGTCCCTGGCGCGACTGGAGCGGAGGAATCTTCACATGCAGCTAACGTGCCGGGCGGAGAACAATAATTTGACAACGCCAATTATCAGCAGCGTCGTCCTGGACATGAACC TGCGTCCTTTGATTGTGAAGCTGCAGGGGGAGAATCGAGCTCTGTCGGCGGGGAATTCTTATCAGCTCAGCTGCGTTGTCATCGGAGCACGTCCAGCGCCGACGATTACCTGGTGGAAGGGCAGTACCCCCATGAAGAATACTCACGAGATT GCTACACCGGACGGAAATCTTACCACCTCGGTGCTGACATTCACGCCCACCATCGATGACCGTGGCAAGTTCCTGTCGTGCCGCGCGGAGCAGAGCATGATACCCGAGTCCGGCATGGAGGATGGCTGGAAATTGGACATTTATC ACATACCGGTGGTGAGTCTGGAACTGGGCACCAATTCGCTGAACTCCACTCTACGCGAGGGAATCGATGTCTTCTTCGAGTGCAACATCAAATCGAATCCCTGGATATACGAAGTCAGCTGGCGGCACAAT gGCAAGATCCTAACCAACAACCCAGCCGAAGGCATCGCCGTCTCCAACCAGAGTCTGGTGCTCCAGAACGCCAGCCGGGCGAGGAGTGGCATCTACACCTGTGTAGGCAGCAATCGGGAGGGCGACGGCGAGAGCAATCCCGTCCAGCTGGACATACGAT TTGCACCTGTGTGCCGACCTCGCCAGCGACTCTCCTACAGCTCGGGCAGGCATGAGACCGTCAAGGTGGCCTGTGAAATCGATGCCAATCCCGCGGAGGCCACCTACGTTTGGAAATTCAATGCAACTCAGGGCGAAACAGTTGACATACCGGCTTCGCAAGTGGCCGTGGATCGGGGCCGGAGTATTGCCCATTACACGCCCATGACGGAGAAT GACTACGGAACGCTGCTCTGCTGGGCCACCAACGAAATTGGCGATCAAAGTGAACCCTGCGTATACACAATATTCCCAGCAG GCGAGCCGGATCCGTTGCTAAACTGCACGGTGCTCAACCAGACATCGACGGGATTCCAGATCGAATGCATTGAGGGCTTCAATGGCGGCCTGCAGCAGGACTTTATAATGGAGGTTTACATGAACGGAACGACACGACATCCcaaaatttccaaatcaaa GCGACCGTACTTTGAGGTAAGCGGCCTGGTGCCCGGCATGGGCTACAACGTCTTCCTCatcgccaacaacagcaagggCCGTAGCAACGCCACCATTTTGCAGGTCTACACGCTGAAGGATCCGGAGAAGCAGACGG ACCTCTCGCTGGCCTATGCCCCCGTCATCGAGGACATCCGGCCATTCCTAGGCATTCTGGCCGGCATCGTGGGCAGCATTTTCCTGGTGGCCCTCATCATTGTGATTGTGGTGCGTGTGCGCGGCTCTTCGGGGCGCGATCGCAATAATTACTCGCATCcgggcagcggcggcggcgttgGCGGCATTGGCGGCACCACCGGCAACGGCAGTGGGATGGGCGGCATCGGCGGTGGCattggcggtggcggcggcggcggcggagtgGGCGGGACGACGGCCAACGGGAATGGCAGTCTGGGCCTGCTggcgagcaacaacaatggcagcctCGTCATCGGCACGCTGGGCCACAATGGCGGGCAATCAGTGCAGGATATGCATCGCATCGGCCGGGAGACGTGCCATGTGACGAGCAGCCTGGACAGCATCGACAAGAATCCGGACATCATACCGCAAGGTGGGTTGG ATGGACACGACCTGGACGATGAGTGGACGACAAAGGGACATGGTCGCACATACGCCACGGCGGCGATGGCCGAGCAGAATGCCGTGATAACCTCCGGCACCTATGATCACCTGATGCCCACGTACGCCGTCGTCGACAAGAAGACAGCTCCGCCCCCCGGCCATGGCCAGTACATCCAGTATAATACGCTCATTCCCGTTAGCAAAATGGGCGCTTATGCcaatcaacagcagcagctccagcagcagccgcaacagaAG ACTGAGCTCAGCTACAGCGAACTAAGCGCCCCTCTGGTCGGCGGCCCGGTGGGCGTCCAGCGGATGGCCCCCTACTGCAGCGCGACCTTGGGACGGCCGGGCAGGCAGGCGGAACTTAAGCGGGCGGAGCCGAACATCTACTCGCAG ATCGATCTGGCACATCATCCCATGCCCATGTACTCAACGAGCCCGATGTTTGGCACGAACAGCACCATCACCGGAGTCACCATGTCGCATCCATCACAATTGGCCACCTTCTcgccgacgccgccgccgcccatcTTCACCCACAGCATGGTGACCACTGGCGATGGCCTCCTGCAGCCGGTGACGTGCATGGGCCTGGTGGCAACATCTTCGGCTGGGGCATCGGTTCCACTACCCCCGCATCCACTACccccgcagcagcaacagcaacagcagcatcagcagctgaCAGCGGCCAatggcggaaacggaagcatCGTCGGCATGGGCATGAGCCTTTATGGCAGCGATGTG GGCAAACCCCAGCTGCTGAAGACCGTGCCGGAGGAGGTGCACCATCAGCTGAACGGGGAGGACATACTGATCGCCCAGGATCGCAATCTCGGATCGGGAACTCGCTTCTGA